The Apium graveolens cultivar Ventura chromosome 11, ASM990537v1, whole genome shotgun sequence genome has a window encoding:
- the LOC141695330 gene encoding peroxidase 39-like, producing the protein MNISLDKHIIQLKYDLATHARVASRADLQMGFYSKSCPKAEKIVQDYVNKHIPNAPSLPAALIRLHFHDCFLRGCDASILLNFTSSSGNQTEKFAIPNLTIRGFGFIDGVKSLLENECPGIVSCADVVTLVARDSIVATGGPSWKVPTGRRDGLISNGSETIGPIPAPFSNLSTLQTNFANQGLDLKDLVVLSGEYFSLSLIDKFDRVVDMLVEGDGMVTSFDENVIGFIVGIATEACRVVLSFTASIICFRKCWFS; encoded by the exons ATTTACAGATGGGATTTTACTCCAAGAGTTGTCCAAAAGCTGAGAAGATTGTGCAAGATTATGTCAACAAGCACATTCCAAATGCTCCGTCACTACCAGCAGCGTTAATAAGATTGCACTTTCATGATTGCTTTCTAAGG GGTTGCGATGCATCTATCTTACTAAATTTTACCTCGAGCTCTGGTAACCAAACGGAGAAGTTTGCTATTCCAAACCTCACAATTAGAGGATTTGGCTTTATTGATGGCGTAAAGAGCCTACTTGAGAACGAATGCCCTGGCATAGTCTCCTGTGCAGATGTTGTTACTTTGGTTGCAAGAGATTCAATTGTTGCTACT GGAGGTCCTTCTTGGAAAGTCCCAACAGGTCGAAGAGATGGTTTGATCTCAAACGGCTCAGAGACCATAGGCCCCATTCCAGCTCCATTTTCCAATCTTTCTACCTTGCAGACAAATTTTGCTAACCAGGGGTTGGACTTGAAAGATTTAGTCGTGTTATCTG GTGAGTATTTCAGCTTATCACTCATTGATAAAtttgacagagtagttgatatgctggttgaaggtgatggcatggttacaagctttgatgaaaatgtcataggttttattgtagggattgcaactgaagcttgtagagttgttttgtcttttacagcttccataatttgtttcagaaaatgttggttctcctga